CAACTGATGGGACTCCTTTCTTTAGTCGGTTAGGTGGTGCAATCGGAGTAACAGCAACAGAAGGCAAAAATGTGGAGTGAGGAGATGAGGCTGCAGCAGCTGCAGCAACTTTAGCAACAGCAGCTGTGGCTGCTATTATCTCCTGTGCTCCCTCCCGAAGCCGAATATAATCATCCTCAATTACAAATAACTGAAATCACAAAGAAATTACGATTTCAAATCTTCAGAAGGAATTATTTTAAATGAGAAAAGTTGCAAGAACGAACCTCAGGGTGACTGGCTACAAAGTCATCCAGCTTTCCATACTTTTTCTTGTAATCATGCCAGTGTAAAGGTGCAAGCATTTTCCCCAGCCTATTTGGTAGCTGCAATTGACAGATATAAGTCAAACCCATGCGTAATACCATAGCAAGGTGACCTAAGAAAAATCATTAGCAGACCACTAAAGCACTAACCGTTGAACTGATTCGAATTCTCCCACCAGGTGGAATTGTACGAACAATGCAGGCCAACAATGCTCTTTCCTCAAGCAGAGCAGCCTCTGAAGTCTTACCTGGCATCAATATATTAGTCTGCTCAGTCGTTACAGACTTTTTGGGCAAAATAGCACCAGTGCCATTGCTGATTGTTGTTTCACAGGAACCGACAGACTGCACTGAAGAATCAGGAGGAGATAGGCTGGCACTGGCAGCAGTACTTGCTTCTTCCACCGTTAGATCTTGGTCCTTCAGCATATGATTTTTCATGTTAAGCATATTCTGTTCCTGTCCAGTTCAAAGTTTAAGTAGAGGTTAGCTCTGAGCTCTGCAACTGCTTGAAGATTAGCCAAACTGACAAACCTTGGATTCACAGCTCTGTTCAAGAGTGCCCAATTTCAATGCATCATGAAATTGTGAAGAAATCTGTTGCAAGTTTGGCTCAGATTGGGGTTTCACAAGGTAACTTGAGTTAATTGACTCAACGACCTACAAAGAAACGGTTTTAACAAGTTACAAGGATAGATGAAAACAGTATCGAGCAGTGTCAGTAAAATAATCTTAATTTAAAGAACCTGTGCTTTTCCAGTAGATGATGATATTACAGAAATCGACTCTGACCCTTGGCTTATATGATCTACATGGTCTGGACAAATGGCTTGTCCATCAACAGATATTTCGCACTCATGACTTACGTCTGACCTCCTGAGACTTTGATCGGTTTGCAATGGTGGAAGTTGATTCGGGCCAGAAGGCTGGAAACCCTCTGATGAAGCCTGAAGAACAAGATGAAAAAAACATTGAACATAACTAAAGAAAACTTTGACACAACTAATAATGCATTGCTTTGACCAAACCTGTTGGTTCTGCCACTGTTGGACGGATGACATTGCTTGCATTGAGTAGGGTCCAACATGGGATGCCACAGAATGAGGAACCCCCTGTTGATGCATGACAAATGACTGCAGAGCAGTAACCTGCTCAGGTGGGAGATAAGCAGCCATCCCAAGTGGAGCAATCGGAACACTTCGAACATGATCATTCTGATTCTGATGTAAATGGAGTAATATAAGAGGAAGCAATAGAAAGAATCCTAAATTAGATGAATACCAGTCTATGGTCTAAAAACCTCTAAAAATGAGTTTACAAGCACCATCTTAAGCCAGACATTAGATGAAATGTAGAAACAAGGAGAGAGAAAAGGGCTGCAGAGATCCATGATTTCAATAAAACTAACCATAAGCTATATCATGTTTTGCCAATGGAACACTACAATATGAAGAAAAAGCATATACTTATAATTGCTTTACAGATGGTTATAAAATATTAGATATCTCATTGCAAAACAATCCCAGCAACACCACTTCGGTAAAGAAACATCAATCTTACCAGATTTGATGCATTGCCAGAAAATGGTTGAACACTGACTGAAGCCCCCTTTGAAATTACCCCAGTATCCACATTTATTGCACCACTTCCATTAGAATCCACTTGGTTTCCATTATGTTGACCAAATTGAGGTAAATCTTTTGAATTTGCTTGTGTTATACGTGATTCATCACTATAAGTACCTTTCCTCTCTCTTGCATCAGCCAGTTCAAGTTGAAGCTGATGCACCGTATGTAAATGAAGTCTCTCCATTTCTGCAAACTAACATTAACAAGGACAGTCAATCTAAATTCACttaaaattacatatttatttaagtAGAGAAAGAATAAATAAGAAACTTAAATCTCATCAACCTGTCTCTGACAGCCATGCCACAGCTGATTATATTGCTCTGTCCGTTCTCTTAATTCAGCCTGTAAGGTGTGGTTTGTACTTGACTGCAAAACATCCACCTCCTGGACACGTGAAAGCCAAGTTTGGGCATCTCTCAACTGTTCATCCTTAAAAAGAATGGCTTCCTGAGCAGCCCTATACTGAAGCATAGACTAGCATTAGGAAAAACGGCTAGACTTCTAGCAACCAACATTATAGTTAATTGACATTCCGAACAGAAACAAATTTGTTTTGTAAAATGACTTAACCTGAAAATAAGTTATTACAGCATTCAGTAATTACAGATGCACACCATGGACACTATAACAGAGCATTCACACCTTAACGtccagaaattttttttttaaagagcataaaaacttttaaaatgtACAGACCTGTTCCTGCAACTCAATAATCTGCCTCTCTTTTTCTTGAACATGCTCTTGAAGATCATGTATCTGTTTTATATGCTGGGCTCTCTCTGCTTCTGAATGATCATGCTCTCTTCTGTCGAAGGAAAAAGAATAGGAAATTCCATTCAATGATAAATACTAAAAGCTAATATATTATAACCAACTCTAGAATACGTTTAGAAACTTTAAAGTGTGTTGGTCACACAGCAACTACTAATATAAACAAAACACTCGTATAAACAAATTGCATTGAGGACTATGGTTACTGCAAATAGAAAGCTTTTAAGAATAAAACACAACAAACACACACCTAAAAGTTGCTAGTTCCTTATTTTGTTCTCTGAGGAGGTCTTCCTTTGCCCAGGCCTGCCAACATGATCCAAGAGCCCTAATTTACACATGACTTGCTAGAAAAAggctttaattaaaatttaaaaaaaccccAAAGCAGAATGAAGAAACAGAAAGACCTCTTCTTTTTCCACttttatggcatgtaattctCTATCTTTCTCTTCCATTTTCCTTTCCAACTGATGTATGGTCTGCTCACTTTCACGGAGTTGCTCCTATATAAGGAAATAAAGCCAAACATAGACTGTAAGTCACAGAAAAGGACAGTAACTTTGCTAGAATCTTCTTGTTGCATGCTTGAATAATTTCCAGTGTGAACAGATCTCACTGATATTTTGCACAATACCAAACAAAAGATGCTCAACTTGAAAGAAAAAGGCAGGTTTCACTAATTTACTCACTTCCACAGTCAACATATGACGACAAATTTATCTAAGTTTATAATCTTATGCATGAAACTTgaattcttctctttcttcttttaGTTTTTCATAAATAAAGATCATTATAATTTTTTGAAGCAGTTAAAACTTGACTTAGTTCTTATTTCTGATAGTTGAATTTCAGAAGAATCATACTATGAGTCACATTCTAAATTCAAACCTCAAGCTTGGCAGCAGTATTGGCATGGGCTTTGATTTCAGCATCATATCTGCTCTGCATTTCCAGAACCCTTGATCTAGCAATTGCTTGAGCTCGCAGTTCAACCTCCATCTGCTGGAGCTGCTCTCTCTGTCTGGCAACATCATGGATTCGCTGTTGCAATATGTCATCGTCTAGACTTCCAACCACCGTGATTGGAAAGAAGTCAGCATCAGCAGGCTCTCCTCCATGTTGCATCTTAATAAGCATTCAACCAAATCACTTTTTCATCATGTCCAAAATGGAATTTAATCTTAATTCAAAAAGCCTTACCTCATATAAGGTTCCCTCATCAGATTGTCCCAACTTTGATCTGTCCAATCCCTACACATTGCAAGAAAACTGAATATAACAAATAATGAACTCCGCTGGTTCAAAAATAACAGAAATAGGAATCTTTCACCAACACAGTTCAAAGCGACAATCCCACCGTTAACAGAAGAGCATTTCCTCACTTCAATATAACTAATAAACTTTCTAGCATATGAAACGCTAAGTTCTTGGGATTACATAAATATTTAAACACAGTTAAAACAACCCAAATTCACATTCCCAATCATTCCAACAACCCATTGACCACAAACTTGTCATCGAAGTGAGCCAAAGATTTTAATAAATGCATCAAACTGTTTCAATTTAGAGCACAAGGTAGGTTAATGAATGGCGATCACAGAACCCCAACCCAAAAGTGTGAAATAAGTGGAACTAAATAATAATTGGGTAATAAAACTGCATGGAAGTAAACAAACTAGAAGGACCAAAAAGatcaatgaaaataaataaatagatacacGCTAATGTTGCTTTTGCTTATGAGCACTGAAGAATACCAAACACAAGTAgtaatattaaattaatcaaGGTAATTGTTTTCAGTTCGGAATTTCATATGCAAAACACGATTATGTTATCGTTTCAACATTGTTCTCATTAACCACAAAAAGACAGAGCGAAGAAACCTTCATGACCAGATGAAATTACCACATCATCCCCGGGGTTCCGAACCACATGATTGTCGGAAACGGCACGCCACTCTTTCCGCGACGATGATTGCATCGGCAACGAACCGCTCCGCGAGGCGGCGACACTGGCCGCGGCCTCCATTGGATCAGGAATGTCTCACACCGCTACAACTCTCCAAATTCCTCTATCTGCAAAACAAAAGCAGAcccaaagagaagaagaaaaaagaaatctagggttttcaataaaaaataaaattaacaaaacactagaaaatagaaaattttagaagaAAAAGGAGAGCATatatgaccaaaaaaaaaaaagagagcggTGGAGAACAGAAATAGGAGAAGTTTGGGTTTTAACGATCGGAGGGTTTTTGGATAAATCTTTGAGAGTGTAAAAATAGTGAGATTTCCAGAGAGAGATTGATTGGTTGGTTGGTTAGGGTGCTTAAAATTTCGATCTAAGGCAAGCGTCCCGCCATTTATAGGCTTTGAGCCTTTCCAGTTCTGGTCTACTCAAgcgttttttattattttttttttcaggtGACTAAAAGGCTTTTAGTTTTATAAATAAGCCCATTGCTTTTGGGCCTTTTTACTCATTAATACTACTAAAGTAAACTATCTTCGCTTTTTAATACATCTATTATTTTCACTAATATGGCGATGGCGAGAACAAGAATAAAGACAACGGGCGCATAGGTCAATGACAATTTCTTCTACGgtaatacttttaaaaatattttaggaTAAATTACATCAACGGTCATTTAACTTTGGGTTAACTGATAAAACAGTCACTTAAGTTTTATTTCAATCactcaacttttaaaaaattacaaaatagccACTAACGTTATAAAAAAGTGACAAAATAGTCACTGATTAACAGTTA
This window of the Gossypium arboreum isolate Shixiya-1 chromosome 12, ASM2569848v2, whole genome shotgun sequence genome carries:
- the LOC108457165 gene encoding uncharacterized protein LOC108457165 isoform X1; the encoded protein is MEAAASVAASRSGSLPMQSSSRKEWRAVSDNHVVRNPGDDVGLDRSKLGQSDEGTLYEMQHGGEPADADFFPITVVGSLDDDILQQRIHDVARQREQLQQMEVELRAQAIARSRVLEMQSRYDAEIKAHANTAAKLEEQLRESEQTIHQLERKMEEKDRELHAIKVEKEEAWAKEDLLREQNKELATFRREHDHSEAERAQHIKQIHDLQEHVQEKERQIIELQEQYRAAQEAILFKDEQLRDAQTWLSRVQEVDVLQSSTNHTLQAELRERTEQYNQLWHGCQRQFAEMERLHLHTVHQLQLELADARERKGTYSDESRITQANSKDLPQFGQHNGNQVDSNGSGAINVDTGVISKGASVSVQPFSGNASNLNQNDHVRSVPIAPLGMAAYLPPEQVTALQSFVMHQQGVPHSVASHVGPYSMQAMSSVQQWQNQQASSEGFQPSGPNQLPPLQTDQSLRRSDVSHECEISVDGQAICPDHVDHISQGSESISVISSSTGKAQVVESINSSYLVKPQSEPNLQQISSQFHDALKLGTLEQSCESKEQNMLNMKNHMLKDQDLTVEEASTAASASLSPPDSSVQSVGSCETTISNGTGAILPKKSVTTEQTNILMPGKTSEAALLEERALLACIVRTIPPGGRIRISSTLPNRLGKMLAPLHWHDYKKKYGKLDDFVASHPELFVIEDDYIRLREGAQEIIAATAAVAKVAAAAAASSPHSTFLPSVAVTPIAPPNRLKKGVPSVDSNHVRNENAVFKKQAAVSKNAADDHSQLLGMQKQQSNGISFGVVSSLSKVKILSKSKDPTEINRANFERTSVESKASAHGRSNSNFVGKQDRATGAALTSRR
- the LOC108457165 gene encoding uncharacterized protein LOC108457165 isoform X2; this translates as MQHGGEPADADFFPITVVGSLDDDILQQRIHDVARQREQLQQMEVELRAQAIARSRVLEMQSRYDAEIKAHANTAAKLEEQLRESEQTIHQLERKMEEKDRELHAIKVEKEEAWAKEDLLREQNKELATFRREHDHSEAERAQHIKQIHDLQEHVQEKERQIIELQEQYRAAQEAILFKDEQLRDAQTWLSRVQEVDVLQSSTNHTLQAELRERTEQYNQLWHGCQRQFAEMERLHLHTVHQLQLELADARERKGTYSDESRITQANSKDLPQFGQHNGNQVDSNGSGAINVDTGVISKGASVSVQPFSGNASNLNQNDHVRSVPIAPLGMAAYLPPEQVTALQSFVMHQQGVPHSVASHVGPYSMQAMSSVQQWQNQQASSEGFQPSGPNQLPPLQTDQSLRRSDVSHECEISVDGQAICPDHVDHISQGSESISVISSSTGKAQVVESINSSYLVKPQSEPNLQQISSQFHDALKLGTLEQSCESKEQNMLNMKNHMLKDQDLTVEEASTAASASLSPPDSSVQSVGSCETTISNGTGAILPKKSVTTEQTNILMPGKTSEAALLEERALLACIVRTIPPGGRIRISSTLPNRLGKMLAPLHWHDYKKKYGKLDDFVASHPELFVIEDDYIRLREGAQEIIAATAAVAKVAAAAAASSPHSTFLPSVAVTPIAPPNRLKKGVPSVDSNHVRNENAVFKKQAAVSKNAADDHSQLLGMQKQQSNGISFGVVSSLSKVKILSKSKDPTEINRANFERTSVESKASAHGRSNSNFVGKQDRATGAALTSRR